CTGAGTTTCAAAATGGAACACGGCATGGACCTTTCTCTGGATTAGAAATTTTATGAGTTAGGGTTCAAGGACGGTTCTATGAGGCGGTGAAAGCTCTTGTTTGAGTTGAGTTCAAAGcctataatttctataatattttttaattttcatagatgtattttataataggtattccataattattgattttgaagttCTTtgaataaagtgtaaatatgCTATGctactaatactaataataaatcatgGTTATTTCCTTAGCCCCACGTACGGTGACTATAGAGCTATAGTAGAGCCCAACAGTACAGTTGGtttgtaaaatgaaatcactatgaatatatatcgttgatatattgttatttttaacacatataTCATTAAGCCCCTTAATTTGCTGATATTTTTACGCATAGgtgcaaaaaattaaagccTCACGCTACGTGTATAAACCAATTCAACGATTTACTAAGGTTAACAAGACAGATTTAAGCATACTTTCAATAGAATTATCTATTCacttagttttttataatcaataatacATTCCATACGCAAAAAACACTAACTTACTATTGAAGTCGCAAAAAATAAGCCAACTCATATAGCATTTCATCACTTACGTTTCAATTGTGTAATGTGTGTAGGTACTTAACGTACAAGTGGAATAATGTGAAGCGTATTGTTTCTGCGGTTTTCTGTTAATGTGTAAAAAACATTGTCTAATTGATGAATATTGTACACAGCTGAGTATTTCTTGAGTAAATGTAGGGGCAATTTAATGATCACGTCTaggtatttcattaaaaaaaatagtcttGTATCTTATACACTAGCTGATACGGCAAACGCGGTTGAGTAGTTAAGGAGTCCAttgcggacaaacaatgtgacacgtaattcatatatatattaagagatACTAAGACCTATAATGTAGTTCAAAGATTCACTCAAATTTCATGTGTGAAGCTTTGAAcaacaacttaaaaaaaaacgaaaaaatttgAAAGGATTTAAAAAAGGTCGAATACCTACTAAGGCTTCAATAAGGAAGGTGCATCCTAAAACAAGGTAGTGGCAaatatccaaataaatatttgttagaaCGTATACAGGATGTGGCGACTTGGAACAGcttttgtaaaatgtaatttttttttaatttactttacttCTTTCGTACCCTTTATTAGTTAATCTCAATATTTTTAGGCTAATTTGAAGGAATGAAGTATATTTAGGATAtttgttatctatactaatattatgaggctgaagagtttgtttgtttgtctgaacACACTAATCTTAGGAtctattggtccgatttgaaaaattctttcattgttacatagcccatttattgaggaaggctatatatgtaccacggaagccggggcggaccgctagtttaaaataaatgctctTGAATCATCGTATTGTGAGTCTGTTgtgtattttactttaaattaagtaCTTAAGTGCCATAATATTGAAAACGTAACAAAACGTTAATTTCGGAGTTTTGTCACCAAAAAGAGTGAGCaagtgtgtatttattattgttcaaaTAACTCGAAATACCGATATAATCATCTGAGCCACCATTACGTCCTCAACCTGCATATAAGTTTACTGAACTAGGCAACGTATAGAGTACCTTAGAtcttagtttatattataaaagagaaGTAATGAAGAGGtgctaataaaaaagtttcaagTGTAAAAATAGGTTACGAGGTGCGAAGCGACGAGTGTAAGGTTGACTGCAAATCATCAAACGAGATGAGCGAGCGAAGCGAACATGCCGCGGAAGCGGCCCACTAGTGCCAGACTCGTCTTTACACTCGacttatgttatgtatatttaggTGTTTAATTACTTAACTATTCCTTCCTTAGGTCTTTAATATCGTTATAAAGGAAAAAGTGCCTTTTATATTCCCGGTGAgagttacaatttaattacaaaaggAGATAATGGTAAATTGTGTgtacgggtggccgagaggctaggcgttgctacggttaggcaagaaacgcaggttcgaatcctacctcgtgatcaaattttttctattctttcaaaatttctcaaattgtGTGTAGTTGAGACAGaccgaaattaaaataaactttagtatttgttaatttcatattcaGAGAGCATGTATTGGAATTAGATGTATTAGTATTTacgtattatgtttatattatgtaattaataatatctaaaataaaacatccttGACAGAGGTAGCTATGTATCTTatatcgaataaaataataataaaacaaggtCGTTTAATGTATCCTTCTATCCTAAAGATCACTTGCAGAACATGTAGAAATGCTGGGATATACCAAGGTTAAGCGGGTTCAACCGATGTTTCCTCAAAGAAATCTCAAATATCATAAACTAGTTTAAGAGTAATGCCGATTGCCGAGACTTGTTTTGAATGCTTTTGTGTTGACACAACACAGTgtttacacatttaaatttgcgTTGTTTTAAATGGTATTTCTGATTTTACAATGACTCATTATTCATATAGTTAAGTATCGGCTAAGTTAAGGCTGTGTCATCCTAATGCTAGTTGCAAATTGCGACAGATATGCGTGACGCAGTATGGTAGCTATAAGTCAAAATGGCTAAAAATgtattggaaaaaaaatattgtgacaaATGATGTGAATATATCctctcaattaatttatactactttatttttattaaatttagggCTACATAATTCTGAGAGCAATAAGCTTTTCAACCCGCGTTAGTGAGGATGTTATTTTATCGATTCTGTTCCATCAGAACTCTCCACTGGGTaaaaggattttgatggttcttttttctatttaaaagctggtgTCACCCGTGgggtgttatttaaatttggtctagatctgaaatatgtatttttgatgGATTGATTTTaatcacaattatttaataacctgATAAACGaactcaaaatattatttttattatagaatccACACGGTGATATCGCTTTATTTTTACAGGTCGCAAAACTAATTGACGTAACCTATAAATATTCCTTTAACggaaactataaaatatcgaCGTCAGTACTGTTGTATATTGTATGCTTttgataaagataaatattattatgcgtTATACACACAATGGACATATTTAGGATCTAAAACTTGGCTAATCGTCTGTATTTTtacttaagtatttatataatccaatgtcatgatgtatgttcccaattaACTCTTTACCAActcaatcgattttgatgaaatttggcattttatgtgtaatttggtccaacttaagatatagaatagtttttatttgtattcaattaataattcaattaattatgccaataatttataatcttaatatctttaatatatacccagccacagcaacgcgtggccgggtatgctagtttaagtatatatactgTAATGCCTATGAAAAATCCGacgatgagaaatttttgaaagaaaagaaaaaaaaacacatttataaagcatttcaatgctataaaaaaaaaactaaaaatttaaatccgacggtatttgaataaagtatatttatttaataatttcaaattctaGATCTATGATAAGGTTCATGCAGCGTATAACCCTATAGAGGAGTTGCTTTTTCCTGTAGTAAAGGAGTAAGACGAGAAACTAGacgaatttatttgattaatatacACCTAGCGaacaaaatttgtatgtataaataaataaacacaaaaatctctaataaagatatatgagaaattatgatatataaagttttattattatgtattttttttgaagccttgaatgaaatgaacgcgttttattatatttaagcatacCTACATATTCTTAAAAGCGTGGGTGAATATGGATACAGGAAATACAGTATAAAGAATAAAGTGAActggttttattatttcaacagaaaatgTAAATACCAAAAAGGATCTAACTATTTaacgtttgtttgtaatatttgtcaAAGTTATGACTATTAAGTAACAGAgtcgattcttttttttatatatagaaagatAATGGAATATCTGTATAGAATAAAGGCGTTGTTTCatgacatataatataattccgTCAGTTAATGGATATTgaagaatgaatgaaatgaatgatcTTTTTCATACACGTTATcgtacacaataaaaaaaaatattcttaacaaTATACAAAGGGCTACTAGGCAATGCACTAATTTTATGTAGATacactaaattataatttaatacgacGTCGATTAACGTtgaatttgtatgtaacatctaggcttatattttaaagaatggaGGGAAGCTAACTCATAACAACTATGTCATGGATGCGTCCTAATGACTAATCATCATATGGGTACTATTTACTACacattgtgtaattttaaacatatcggtaaattgatatgaatatttcacAATTGTTAGACAAAATCGTGTGCTagaaatatgcaaaataaaaatagtgccaaatgtatttttaagcgTAAAATTCGAGAAccaattattctatatttttaacgttttttgtACAAGAAAGGTTCATATGGAAAGATAAAACGTAAGTacctttatattaacattttacatttttgcaaTAACACTGACTTACAAACAAGAGTTGGTGTTGAACATTGTTATGAGACGAGGcccctttccttttcctcacccgtcctagtccattccttcttttcagtcgttaatcctttccttttcccttaccccataaaagcgggcagcgcattcacagaggtactacctttgtgaatgttcatgggctgtGGTGATCacctaccatcaggcgaaccaccagctcagctgcccgctgtgacataaaaaaaataaaaaaaagaggaccaaaattgaaattaaaatacctgaaaaaattcaataatggGACAATGTAcgcttttaaaatcagtttcTCATAGTATTTAAGTGTTTagaaatactaaatttaaatcgtatattaaacataatatatgtctTAAGATCAGcgagaattaatttatatctacatGGATGTTGAAAAACCACGGAACGTTGTCTCTTAATAACCAAAGTAAAGTTTagtgttataattattcttaaagaGCAGCTATAGAGTTTCtggccggctcttctctgtcgGACCTGCTTTTCGAACCGGTGCGGATTCAGAAGTTCTCGCGAAAAATCGAAATCGAAAGGCATATCCGTTTTACAATAGAAggaaaaacaacatttaaactagtttgtttttaatgacaaGTGGATCACCAAGAAGGCTAAGAAGgaatgtcaaaaaaaaattgaatgtaATATCTAAAGATGAAAGAAAAGCAGCTACTAGATACCGGTAGGTAACTAtgtgtatgaaaatattaacataaaaattacgcTACATTTTATCTCATATAGAGATGAGACACGCAAAAGTGCAATAAAACtatggatattttaaatggtatttattgtatattcacATCACAGATCTAAGTAATACGTATGTAAAGTTAAGGAAGGTACATTAGTGTGGTATTAGCGTCCCCAGCCTCCGTGGCCGCCCCAACCTCTGCCGCCCCATCCTCCTCCGTGTCCCCAACCACCTCCATGGCCATAACCGCCTCCGTACCCTCCGAAACCTCCGTAACCTCCGTAACCTCCGTATCCTCCGTATCCACCCCTCCAGCCACCGCCCCAGTGGGACTCCTCAGGCTGTAACACCTCAGCGGGTTGGGCGTTAGCCTGGGATGGGCTTGGCAACGCAGATGCGTATGCCAGGCACACGCACAACAGCAGAGCGATAGACAGAatctgaaaaataaagaaagcaTTAGGTAAATTACAAATGAGGATAAGTAAGATACCAggttttttctgttttttaattagacatactattttttatcttaagcTTCACGATTTATCACATTGTTTATCtgatcaaatataaaattaaataaaaatataacatttaaaattaaatttagccTTCTACGACACgtatgtacatttaaaaagaattttgcaaaatatatttataactcgtaaaataatatatatggtGGCAACTCACTGTTTTCATCTTGGCGAGTATCCGAGAATATGCTGGAGGTTCGATCTGCCGACCTATTTATACATGTCTGAACACACCTCCTCTTGTATACGTTTGTGAGTAATCCACCAGGTAAATAACCCACAACTGGTATATAGATAtgacgtatataatatacgcGTAATATGTGAGTTTAACTcatcttataattttaaaaagattgaTGTTGATTaatgtcatttattatttatgatatcagCCATATATTTCCCAGTAAAGTGACATGCGGTTTGcaaaatcaaaatgaaaatacacGCCTAAGTAACTAGTCTGTACTCATTGAGTTTTAGGTATTTGCCTTCATGTTTTTTACTatcgattttttaaatgtgttgaaattgatatttgatttcaattaattagtGGTTAATTACACGGTCATAATTATATGGATTTCTTCGTTTCAAAAGtgctaaaaaattatatctaatgaAGTATACTATCTTATTGCTTCTACATATAATTTGGGCATCACGTTTTGGTTTTTTAAAATGTGGTGTTATTATGGTCTCgtgatgaatatttatatggaaTTTAACATTCTACTCAATTTAAGACTAAAACCTGTTACGGTTCTAGTAGTTTtaatttcgtttgttttttaatccaCTTTCGCAAAAACAATCCTTTGGTTCTCTTGTTAGTCTTGCCATTTATGGGACTTATATGAAGTACGTCATCAAATAATGCCTTCAATTTTATGGATGAGTAATGAGtatgtcaattttaatttgatcgtTGTGGGAATTCcctaacaattaataaaatattgtgcaAAATGAAAATGGATGGAGatcaatgtaaataacaaactcagtatgcaaatatttttttatgcgaagtatttaaaagagattggtataattttattaaagatatatattgtattgtcacatTATTTTGAGTAAACGTTTTGcagtaataaacaaatattaattagagaTGACTCGAttgtaacaaatttatatattttgttgctatattatttacgtaaGGTTGTATTCgttagattattaattaagataaaaagaatattGAGAATATTGCCCaagaataagaatataaagGATATGGCCCATTCtccaaatataaatgtatgtgaCTTTGGTTTGATACCTGGGGCGATCGTGCTTAAAACACATTGTGGGAAATAATTGGCGATAGATCCATATAGCTTTGTCATTTTTTCTCCACACTGAAATGAGTACTAGTTAAGGACATTATGGAAACCCCTTTGGTGGAAATGCATAGTATTTCTGTTCCGATAAGAACTTGGAATTCGAATCACTTTGTGGCGTATATAGAAATCGATTGCGAAAGAATATAAGAGACATCTTCTATCCACATAGGGTGAGCTAATATCGCGTTACTTTtcttaagtatttataacttaatctGAATACTGAACAAGAGCATACTTTACTTCATGTATATCGTTATTAACATAGCTTTTTGCTAGATTTccctttaaattataaaaacttctaTAAGAAGAATGAGCTTAATAGCTTTACCGCAACGTTAGGCAATGCAATGGGTAAATagattttgtatgttataaaattcattgatGTTTTTGTGAGAAactcaaacataatatatttgagtaCCTATAAATTCGGACACACCTATATCATGTTgcatattttgttgtatttgtatcAAGGACTCGTAAGTTTTAATGGATATGCTAAGTGGATGGTAGATAACGAAGCATCATGACATATAAATGGCGTTCTACATAGGTGCGAACTAATACCCTGATACATATTATGcgatttctttaatttctaaagaaaTGTATGTAGACGTCGTGATAGTTATGTGATTTTCTTGTAGTATAATGCTGCGATTTCCTATAAGAGGATTTCGTGTTTAAGTAAGCTATATTAAATGTCTGCTATAATTCTAATTGCTTTGTTTAATGGTATAATTGCTAAACTGTTTTATATCTAGTCAggaaaacatttcattattgcgcattagtaaaaaaatcaaactggTTATTTTTGCGATTGAGgcatcaattataatattttatttttataaatacatttaaatagattaaagtTAATACATCTAAATGAGGTAATCATTATCcttatgttttaatgtattctatgtatattttttcctcGCTTGCTAATATAaagtgtgattttttttatcctttaagcacaaatattaaataagtttcaacattaacttatttttttccaatatgGTCCATTTGAACAGCTTTTTGAGAacgaaaattttgaaatttgtagATAtgcatattgaataaaataaattgcgattgcaatatttaaattatattaccaataatatataattaacaataataataaaatatttaaattatattagaaatatatataacctacCCCACGTATGATCCGGTTTTGCGCGGTTTACCGGTAATAATAATGGCCTTCTTTTATCATAAGGAACCTCCatctttttaatgataaaataatttttaaaattcattcataagATCTAAAAATCTCTGAATGTTTTCATCCTTACAATCTCTCTAATGTAACCTTTAAACAAGATTTCATAACACATCATCTTGATCCAATTTGATCATTATTATCTTCCaccaatatttgaatttaaacaaaaactattattactGTAATAGTTGGGTGCATACCTACAGACTATTGCGGACTcttctcttttttttattaattcggCAAAATTTTGTTTCCTTGATACATTGTAAGACTGAATATAGCTTGTCATTCGAAACAGTACGTAAACCTTTACGGAGTGACATAGgtgtataaattgtttttcattgtTGGAGCAGCATTTAAGTTAATTCGTCGCATAAAATACCTATCATTTGTATTGCATATACTGTTGATAATAAGATCAGTTGagaacaattaataaattaattaaactgatTGAGCTTTGAGCTGTACCCGTTCTTTGTAGGTGCATCagtaaaaaatgataaattaccTTCTTTTTACCATACTTTAGAAAAGCCAAGCGACCATTTTGTATCAATCAATATTAGTTGCAAATCatgattacaattaaataagcgTAAAAGTGCTTGACCGTGTTCGTATGtcgttataaattacatttatttataaagatatttaaagctttttacttacatttaaaacactGCTTGGGTTgcatgtttaaaaatgtgtttctgAGATAACTATCCACAATGGCAGGTAATAAGTACCACTGTGGATAGATAGCTATCTTAGAAAGTTGAAAATTTATGCtagattcattaatttttaaatacctatcTACTGTGTGCTGTGCTGGTTAGGTTAGTaggaaatgattttttttagtagtagttaaagagtatttataatacagaCGTACGTCGTACatacgttattttaaaacacattttttgaaTTAGTGGTTATGTTCAGTGATGCTTtagatttctttaataatgaTAAGGCAGTAGTTCCCCGTCACATTCTTCATATTAATTCGAAATCGCCCCTATCTTTATAGTTTATACTGTGGTCTGTGGGTAACTTACCTAATACTTATAGAAATAAACGTAAATATCgttgtctttttttataactttatttatattacgtaGTTCGAGTGGTTAGCCCTAAAATgtagatttattaaacaattacgTCGGTATTCAtcttaaacaaaatgaaaaacgTGATTGCTATGGTAGTGTGCGTtgtaattaagtataataatatactgcaAAGTAGTTTGATATCTCGAAATCTTCAAGGTAAACAGAAAAACTTAAGGCATATTTGCATATTAACATCGTGCTGAATTAGAGACGATTTACGTTGAGATACATTGTTTGATACAATACGTTAAGGATTGTGGTGATGTATTTATTAGTGACTTATAAATTAggtgaaaatataaagaagtaaatataatgatgTGAAAGCAATAATGTTCCTTAAAggtatacattttacattcaatAATTCAATCATCAGTAATGATTTCATTACGAACAGTAGTAATTACGTACAGCAGTGATGAAcgcaaattataatattgtgttttcttctttatatatgtatatgacaTATAGAACACAATATTAGGATGAGAATAATTTAGGAATGTTGTATCATTTATATTGACAAGGACTAATAAAGATTGGTTTTAGTGGTTTTCTTTGAAAACACATTTAgtattatatgttttgatGACAACTGACTCTTCTCCTTATATCGTACTTGAAAAACATCATGCAAATTTATTGACATATAATAAGGATGTcggatttaaataataccgGAGCACATTATCTAGTTACAACAAACATCATAGTTTATGAATCAAAaagtacatacatttatattcatataaagcAATAGACAAATTTCCGGCACGAGTTGTTCAGTGAGCCGGAGGGCCTGTAATACTGAAAGGATTCTTTTCCTTTGCCTCTCTAGTCAATTCCTTTATTCTCACTTTCTCTTCTTAAGCCGTTCCTGTATTCCCCTTTTCAATCTTTCCTTTATCCCATAATATTGAcaaacgaccttacgcctctgcaaatgttcatgagcggtagtagcgcttaccataagGTTACCtaccagctcctttgccgacgctgacataaaaaagcaaaatctTTACTTACTCCTTTTCTCCAATACATATCGAGTGtagacaattttaaaaagtattaaaatattacgtcaTAATTACTATATGTGACAGATTTTGGCACGTTGATAATATTATCGCCAACATGACCTCGCAATACGAACAGgaagaaaaatgtatattttcaataattaccatattattattattattatattatgactataacgtaatattttaggagtgattatttttattctcaatTAGACGTGcaaatttgtgtaaaattattatatattatacagcaaatgttaaatttaattgtggtTATTATGCGTAGTGAGTAAAATACCTTACAAACAGACTCTCGGATCAGCGTGCGGATAGCAGATGCTAAAGTCAAACTCgggcaaaaataaaaaataatgagataATTATCCGAAGCTCATTCCTATAAAAATAGTGTCTACATTGCAAACGATTTAATGTGCGTGTACGTGGTGCGTCGACCGACttttaacttatattattacactttAGCTTATAAGCGAGATCCTAGCAGGAGGAGGATTTAATGTTGAACTGGAATGATACAGAAAGCTAATAATCTACccacatttatattacaatacttaAGAAAA
The Zerene cesonia ecotype Mississippi chromosome 14, Zerene_cesonia_1.1, whole genome shotgun sequence DNA segment above includes these coding regions:
- the LOC119831758 gene encoding glycine-rich cell wall structural protein-like translates to MKTILSIALLLCVCLAYASALPSPSQANAQPAEVLQPEESHWGGGWRGGYGGYGGYGGYGGFGGYGGGYGHGGGWGHGGGWGGRGWGGHGGWGR